A genomic segment from Gavia stellata isolate bGavSte3 chromosome 4, bGavSte3.hap2, whole genome shotgun sequence encodes:
- the CPM gene encoding carboxypeptidase M: MHGDETVGREILLHLIDFLVTSYRRDPVITRLLNNTRIHIMPTMNPDGFEATKVPDCYYTQGRYNKNGEDLNRNFPDAFENNNASIQPETQAVMNWIKNETFVLSANLHGGALVASYTFDNGNSVTGSLKGYSRSPDDDVFIHLAKTYSFNHASMYKGTGCDKRQTFPEGITNGYSWYQLEGGMQDYNYVWGQCFEITLELSCCKYPPADQLEKFWRDNKVALIEYIKQVHLGVKGQVTDKNGNPIPNAIVEAKGRPHVCPYRTNEHGEYFLLLLPGTYVINATVPGFKSMLKTVEIPDNTGNFSALKHDFSFSEVSTRSRAASCPRTPLYQELQRASAAVKPTLHILVLMTIMLVIFK, translated from the exons ACTGTTGGGAGAGAAATCCTGCTCCATTTGATAGACTTCCTGGTGACCAGCTATAGACGTGACCCAGTTATTACGCGGTTACTCAATAATACCCGGATTCACATCATGCCAACAATGAATCCTGATGGATTTGAGGCTACAAAAGTGCCTGATTGTTATTACACACAAGGAAG GTACAATAAGAATGGAGAAGATCTGAACAGAAATTTTCCTGATGCCTTTGAAAATAACAACGCTAGCATTCAGCCAGAGACTCAAGCAGTGATGAACTGGATAAAAAATGAGACGTTTGTTCTTTCAGCAAACTTGCATGGGGGTGCCCTGGTTGCCAGTTACACCTTTGATAATGGTAACTCAG TTACTGGCTCTTTGAAAGGCTATAGCAGGTCTCCAGATGATGATGTCTTTATTCATCTGGCAAAAACCTATTCTTTCAACCATGCCAGCATGTACAAAGGGACTGGGTGTGACAAGAGACAAACCTTTCCAGAAGGCATTACCAACGGGTATTCTTGGTACCAGCTGGAAG GTGGAATGCAAGATTACAACTATGTCTGGGGACAATGTTTTGAAATTACACTGGAGCTGTCATGCTGTAAATATCCTCCAGCAGACCAGCTGGAAAAGTTCTGGAGAGACAACAAAGTTGCTCTGATCGAATATATAAAACAAGTACATCTAG GTGTCAAGGGTCAAGTTACTGATAAGAATGGGAATCCTATTCCCAATGCCATCGTGGAAGCCAAAGGAAGGCCTCACGTCTGCCCCTACAGAACAAATGAACACGGGGAgtactttcttctccttttgcctGGGACATATGTGATCAAT GCTACTGTACCAGGATTTAAATCAATGCTGAAGACAGTGGAAATACCCGACAATACTGGTAACTTCAGTGCTTTGAAACACGACTTCTCTTTCTCAGAAGTCTCTACCAGATCAAGAGCTGCTTCATGTCCCAGAACTCCCCTCTACCAAGAGCTCCAACGGGCTTCAGCTGCAGTAAAACCAACTCTGCATATCTTGGTTTTAATGACCATTATGCttgtaattttcaaataa